The region ttctcatgtgttttacatatactgtatacatccATGAATGTTGCCAGAACATCATGTATTGGTGTAGTttggatgtgattttttttggggattaaaaagtatgtttttacCTCTGTGATTAAACACAGGTTTCACATATAATGCCATAAATAAACaccttctgtctctcctctctgcacctTTCCCTCTGTCAGGCGGTCTGATGATTCCGTGGCGTCGTCGCTGGTGCGTCCTCAAGGATGAGACGTTCATGTGGTTTAGAGCCAAACAGGACTCCGTCAAATCTGGCTGGCTTTACAAGAAAGGAGGGGGTATGTCCACTTTGTCCAGGCGCAACTGGAAGATGCGCTGGTTTGTCCTGCGCGAGTCGAAGCTCATGTACTTTGAAAACGACAGCGAAGAGAAGCTTAAAGGAACCATCGATATCCGGGTGGCCAAGTAAGACCCCGATCTCAGACCAGTGTGGTTAAAAATCATAGCTTGTTTGTCCTTTTCTTCACTTAGTTCTGATCTACTCTGGGTCTTTTTTTCAGGGACATAGTGGACAATCATGAAAAGGAGAATGCACTTAACAtagtgacagaggagaggacgtACCACATCTATGCAGAGTCTCCAGAAGATGCCAGGTACATTATATTCACATATTCTGCAGAGGTTATAGACTAACTCTGCCTGGTTTGTAGGTAGTGTTTTTACTTTGTCATCATCTATTAAAAGTGATGTGTGGAAATAAAGTTCCCCCTTGTGGTTGCCAGTGGAAGTTCATGGAGTCATTTGCAATTACACATTTGCTGACTTTCACTTTCTGAACTCCTCTGACCCCGTCCAGTGGTTGGTTCAATGTGCTGAGTCGGGTCCACAGCGCCAGCCCGGAGCAGCTCGTGGAGATGCACCATGAACAGGCCAACCCAAAGAATGCCGTGGTTAGTGCTGTTTTACTTCTGTACTGCGAGAGCCCCAGCCTCTACATTCATTTGTCACCAGGAATAATGTAGCATGAAAACGCAATCAGATGAAGGAGAATGGTTCAGATTGGGGTTGCATAGTTACCCAAACTTCCTTTTGGAACGCCTTCAGCTTCTTACCTCAATGTTCAtggatcctgtttttttttttaccacactGACCAAATAGTCATTCTCAGATTATAAAATTTTTCATACTATGAAAATGCTTTGAGTGCCAGTGTGAAAAGGTTGCTATAAAGCTAGTGTATTAGCTATATTAGTTTTGAAACGGAAAtgtaatgcaactttttttcccatcttCAGAACTATCTGTTGATCCCTCCaagaaaaatatttgtaatagaGCAACAACTGTTCACATATAAATGAttccttcttcttttgtctgtCCAGGGCACGCTGGATGTGGGCTTGATTGATTCAGTTTGTGCATCAGACAACCCAGACAGGTGAGGAAAAGACAATAAATCTTTACGACGTACGTaaactaaaaatgtaatttggcATGACAAGCATGCACATGGTGTAACTGCGGTTATGTGTTCGGCTTTGCAGACCCAACTCGTTTGTGATCATCACGGCTAACCGGGTGATCCACtgcaacacagacacacccgAGGAGATGCACCACTGGATCGGCTTGCTCCAGAAATCTAAAGGAGACTCCAAGGTGGACGGACAGGAGTTCATAGTCAGAGGTCAGTCAGCTGAGACTCACGGTCTGGTTGATTTATGCAGTTTTTATACACAGTGGGGTACCTCTGGTAAGCTCCATGCATGGTGGATGTGATTgtgcataaaaagaaaaacaaatggaaatgtttgAGCGATTGCAAAGGGAACCATCATTTTGATCTAAGAATACTTTAAAGTGATATTGTTTCGTTTCTCTCAGGCTGGCTTCATAAAGAGATGAAGTCTGGGGCCAAAAGCTCATCTCTAAAGCTGAAGAAGCGCTGGTTTGTCCTCACCACTAACTCTCTGGACTATTACAAGTCATCTGAACGGACTGCCTCCAAACTGGGAACTCTCGTCCTCAATAGTCTCTGCTCTGTGGTACAGCCGGACGAGAAGGTCTTCAAGGACACTGGTCAGTTCATGAGCATCAGTAATGCCATCTTTAGCAAGGGACATACACTTCAACAATTTAAACTGTAGTCTATAGTCTGCAGATCATTCATCTTTATCAGATGTCACTATTCAatgcaaatgtttcatgttttaacacATAACACTATCTCATAGCTCAATCAGGGAATTCCCTTCTGCCTTTATTTCACTCAGGTTACTGGAATATAATCATCCATGGACGTAAACACTCTTACCGTCTCTACACCAAAATGCTGAATGAAGCGATGCGATGGGCGAACGCCATACAGGGAGCAATAGACAGCAAAGTTCCCATTGAAACCCCAACACAACAACTCATCAGGGATATCAAGGTACTCAAGGATTAACATGACTCTCCCTTTCTTTATTGTGGCATTGTTGCTAATGTCCTGCTAATAACTCTGAACTGCTGTGTGATTTTCTCTACATATGCTAGTGATAATATCACAAGTAATTCTGCCCGACATTTCACTAACATGTGATCATTGATATCGTTGTAACTCCTATTCTTTTCAGTCATGCAAACCTTTGGCAGGGACTCAAACTTTAGTGAAGTGAGGTACATATACTCACTGTGTGTGCAGTGATCTGCTCTAAGTCTTGGCTTTTcgtgctttaaaaaagttgttgtttacCTTTTTCCTCACATTCCTAACTGTACTGCAGTATTTACATTCACCACTGGTGTTGCTGCCACTCTGTTGTTTTACCGCTGTTTTGATTTACACTCTTCACCACTTTGCTGTAAAACAACTTAAcaactgtaaaacatttttaatttattttcaggaGAGCAGTTTGAATGTGGAGGCTGTGGAGCAGACGTACTGGAGGAACCCCATCCTGAGATATACCCAGCATCCTTTGCACTctcctcttctacctcttcCCTATGGAGATGTCAGTCTCTACCGTGAGTGCTCTGGTTTGACCAATAAGATTTCTACTTTGTGTACTGGCATCATTTTGTTGCCTAACAATGTACCTTAAAACATTGATTTCTGTTTATTGAGTTTGATTTTATCTTTATTGAAAAGTGGAATATATTGTAAAATCAACTTTACAGCATAACGGCTCACaagcaagagaagaaaaaacacaagtcttgttattttctaaaaaaaaaaaaagatctgttcaCATAGATGAGGAAGTTTGCAGTATGCTCAACTTCCACATCAAATGATGTGTTGACAGTTCAGTCATTATTTGAATGgaaaaaacatcagatttaaATTGTAAGCTTTATTAGAACAACGTATCACCAGtgtaatgtaaataaagtattttgaaactaaaaaaaaaaaaaagctttttactTGTATTATAATcccctgtgtctctctgtctcccagtgcaaaaagaaaagggtTATACCAGCCTGCAGGACGAGGctgtgaagattttcaactcgcTGCAGGAGATGGAGGCTGTATCGGACCCCGTGCCAATCATCCAGGGAATCCTGCAGACCTGCCAAGACCTGAGGCCTTTAAGAGACGAGGTTTACTGCCAGCTGATCAAACAAACCAATCATGTCCCTCATCCCAACAGTCCTGCCAATCGCGCCCACTGGCACCTCCTGACCTGTATGAGCTGCACCTTCCTGCCCAGCCGAGGCATCCTACGCTACCTCAAGTTTCACCTCAAAAGGTGCGCGTGTTTCATTCATGCCATCATTACATCTAGCTGTAACCTCTAGCTCACTGTCTTTATGTtttggtgtgttttcaggatCAGGGAGCTGTTCCCCTGTACTGAGATCGAAATGTTTGCCCATTTCGTTGGCGAGTCTCTTAagaagaccaagaccagagagTTTGTTCCCTCCCAGGAGGAAATCATGGCGCTGCTCTCCAGGCATGAAATGACCACCACAGTTTACTGTCACGGAGGAGGCTCTTGCAAGATCTCAATTAACTCGCACACGACTGCTGGAGAGGTAAGCAAGCGCTACATGTCACAAAATATTACTTCTTATTTACACAAGCCCACACACAGATATTTAGTGTTATGTGATTGAGTCAAActacattaaaagtgttttttttcttgacttaTATTATCCAGGTGGTGGAGAAGCTGATCAGAGGTTTGGCTATGGAGGACAGCAGGAACATGTTTGCACTATTTgaacacaacaaaaatattGACAGAGCCGTGGAAAGCAGGGTGATAGTGGCTGATGTTTTGGCTAAGTTTGAGAGGTAAGTTATTTATAATCACAGGTTAATCTCTAttctataatatatatatatgtttcaaTTCAGATCCATATGTTTATTTGATGTTGATGCTACTTATTTATACTTTCCTTGtgtaatatatttgtttttggtATTATTAACAGAAATTTAAGAAGTCATTAAACATCGATGTTAatatattaaagctcctgtgaggagtttttactggttatgaaacagattacgaataatactgatgcctctgtaTGATCTAATAAAGCAAGAAAGATCATCGTCAACAAGactgtttattttgacattagTAATAATGCCTAAAACTGCTGCAGGAGGTTAAGTGTCAGATAAAGTGCTAAGTGCCCAAAAAGtcgttttttatattttccacagCTAAGATTCTCAATGAGTGAAACTATCAATTTTAAAACAAGAAGGAtgagaattattattattttttaacccTGTTAACGCATGTGCACGACAAATTCAGCAGAGAGATAAGCGGTACCTCTTTGTCTATAGCGGGGACCAGGATCAACACTAACTGaaagctcctcacaggagctttaacgtAGTTGTGTGCAGTATAATTATTAATGATTCCCTGATTTACAAGATACCTTAAACCTATTCAGGCTGCaaggtggtgcagtggttggacAGGTGGATGTCAGACAGGgcttctctgtgtgttcatcCTGTGCATGCGTtggttctctctgggtactccagcttcctcccacagtccaaagatgcttgttaggttaactggtgactctaaattgccctcacaggtgtgaatgtgagtgtggctggttgtctgtctctatatgtcagcccctTGATTGACAGacgaacagtccagggtgttctcacccaatgacagctgagatcaGCTCCAGCTCCCCATGACCCCGAACataaaagcagtatagataatggagtgataaataaaacctattcataaagataataatataaatatgtgAGTGACAGGCTTATTGCTTTCCTTCCAGACTGGCTGGCAGCGATGAAGCTGAGGATGAAGGCCAATGGAAACTCTACTTTAAACTCTACTGCTTCCTGGATGTGGAGAGCATGCCCAAAGAAGGAGTGGAGTTTGCATTCATGTTTGAACAGGTGTGTTTTGTACTGGACTGAGATTTATTCATCTCACGTTGTAGCGGGTGTTAACGATGCTCTGCTGTTTTCGTCAGGCTCATGAAAGTTTGACACGAGGCCACTTCCCCTCCCGAGAGGAGACCCTGCAGCACCTGGCCGCTCTGCGCCTTCAGTTCCTGTACGGAGACAAAGCACGAGCCGCCTGGAGTCTGGAGAACGTCTACCCTGTGGGGCGTCTGCGCTCTCGCATCCTGCAGTTCACCAAGGTGGGTGGAGCCTCTGGGTCGGGTCAGACTCTGGAGCGCCGGAGGACCAGCTTCCTTGACGGGACTCTGCGCCGGGGACTGAAAACTGGCTCGATGAAGAAGCAGAaaatggaggaggagcagatgtTGGAGATGTGGATAAAGGAAGAGACGTCTGCCACCAGGGCGAGCATCGTGGAGAAGTGGTCCCGCCTTAATGGTCTGGATCAGCATCAGGCTATGCTCAAATATATGACCATCATCAAGGAGTGGCATGGATATGGATCCACACTGTTTGACGTCGAGGTGAGGGCACTGGGTCTTTAACTTACTGTTGATTACTATTTTACTATTTTACCTCAGCTAGGGCCATCTATGGACACTGAGCATTGCTCCTCTGTCACTAGTTCCCCCTCTTCTCCAGATTCATTTAGCACATAGCATCAGCACAGTCCTTATTACCAGGCCACTGCAGACCTTGAAGGATGCTCATgacttcttgtgtttgtgtctttttagtGCAAAGAAGGAGGCTTCCCTCATGACCTGTGGTTGAGCGTGAGCGCTGAAAATGTGTCCGTCTACAAGAGAGGAGAGCCCAAGCCTCTGGAGACTTTCCCGTACGAGCACATCGTATTCTTCGGCGCTCCGCAACCCTGCACCTACAAGATCACCGTTgatgaaagagaaatgttctttGAAACACCCCAGGTACATCAACATATCCTCAAACATTGCATTTTGTATGTATTAAGAAGGAACAGGttgattgttttcatgatttagaAACAGGTTGTTTCTTTTCCTTGAAGTTCTTCATGGTAAAATCCtgcatgtctgactgtttgTCTCGTGTGCTTTTCGGCAGGTTGGAGAGATCACAAAGATCATGAAAGCCTACATAAACATGATCGTGAAGAAACGCTGCAGCGTGAAGTCCGTGTCCAGTTATGGAGCCAGCTGGATCAGGTGATCGATGCTACAGGACACTTAATGTACTCGGTTACAGTCCACCTAACAGCAAAGAAGCAAACATGGAGGAAGAGTTAAGAGGCACAAatgatgtttgtgtctttacttcTTGAAGCAAAAGGAGGAACATTCATGCATCTGAAACCCTTATTATCTCTCAAAGTGTGCCTCCCTCCAAACATGGTCACATTAGTTACACTGGTCTTCTCTGTCATCTGGCTTGAAATGTGCTTCAGGTATCTGATATGCTTTTTTTAAGAGAAAAGATATAACGTATCACAATTCAAACAGACATCCACATCTGAGTTAGGACTTTTTTAACTTCCAAAAGTGAGAAACTTTTTTGTCACCATACATCCAAACAGTAGGGGTAGGTTTGTTAGGTTGCCACGATAAACATGTTCTTTTTCATTGTGTAGTTCTTACACATGTCGTCCCCCATTGTTCTAAATGTCCTCCTGGTTGGAGATCCCCTCAGGTTTATGTGTAATAGGAATTGTCCGAGGGAGATAATCTTCCAGATTTTGCCTTATTGAAGTGTTTATTTGAGCTCTTCTGTACATTCAGTGCAGATGCTGCCTTTCATGAATGGAATATACTTGTTTGGTATCTCGGTACTTACTGCTTCCTCTGGTACCATTAAATCACATCACTAcgttgaaaacagaaaaacttgcCTCTTAGAAGTCAAATAAATGCatctaacaaaaaaaagctaatgTTAATAACCACTGCATTTGTGAAAAATGCAATGTCAACTATGTTAGAACAAGTCCTTTGTGTAAAGCTTTTTGATTGTGTGCTGACACGGCGGTATGTCTTTGAAACAAAGGATCCAGGATGTGATATTAGAAATGAGTGACTATAGGGTTTGTTCATTACGTCTGTGTCTGACGATTGTTttactgtgtgtatttcagtgatGTCAAAGGCCATGTGAGGGTggggtatttatttattgaagtaTAAATGGCATCAAGCAGACTGAGCAAATGAACGGCCTGCTGGAAGTGTACTGGTTTAGTTTTCccagttcattttatttctttatttgtgcgTTCAGGGgcacagaaatgtatttcagaAATGGATTGTTTAAAAGTATACTGTGCTGTTTCTCCATTTTGTGATTTGCTTTTGTCAACATGAAAGTGTGTTGAGCCCGACAGCAAACCTTGCCAACTCCCTTTAAAACGTCGCTGTGGTCCAGTGTAAATAAACAGAACGGATTGAAGCCGACACCAGTCAACTGACAGTATAGTTCATGACAACAGTATGATCCAGACATAATGAGCTTAGTGTTTACCTCGCATCGCGTCACTGTCTTCCATTGCTCTTCAATCGTACTCACTGAGGCAATCTGGTTAGCTGCCGGCGGCCAAACCAGAGGCTTTGATGTTGCCGTGACGATGACTGTATTTCTGAGATTTCTGATTGTTTTGACAAAGAAAAATCAGAATTTGTTTTATATCAAAATTCAAAGATGTTTTAATAAATTATTGTATTTcaaaagctgtttgtgttggtTGATTTGATCTAACTTGTACTTGTTGTTGCAGAGGACATAATGGTTTAGAGTGAAACTCAATCTATGCATCAGTCAATATCTTGACTTATGCAAATGTCAGCTGAAACCACAATGCCAGAATTTGGATAAGTCGGTTGGCACACCTCATTCTATttgaatttatttgatttgtgtcCACATTGAATGGAGCTGCCATAAAGCTGTCTGTCAGTTCTTTATGACAATACAGAATCATTGTTGCTGTCAGACTTCAGGGAAGTAAAACTTTGACACTGATGtgaacatttcttttcattctgcTGCCTGTAATTACAGTCTGAATGATGTGAACCAGAGGTCTAGTCAGACAGTGActgaaaacacctgtgtgggtAAACAGGATCTGTAAGGTGAGAGTGATACAGCAGCACAACCATAGAGAAATCTCTTCCATGCATTAttctttaagtgttttatatGATCGATTCAATTATAGTTGAATTTAAGagaataaattatattttgtaCCAACATCATATACTGTAGTTTCACCCTGGAAAGACAAGTGTGGGGACTTAAACCAATGTGGTTACAGTAAGCCTATGTTATGATAACTGTtgtgtaaaagttgtttaaaaaagtttattttggaCTCAAAACTGATGTTAAAATTGATGGTTATTTCATCTTtaccatttctcttttttaatatatgaactttattttgttttgattgacatgGGGTTAGTAACTAACATGTAAGTGATTCCTGAAGACAGATGTTTCACTCTGCAGCTGTTCACTGACACCATCGTCAGGAGTGGATGACGTCAGTCCTCGTTAGCTGGagctcctcccctcttcccgtcacttctccttctccttccctcctcagAAACGTTACTTTCTTCGTTGTTTTCCTGTGAAGGCTGAAGGTTTCCTGTTGATTTACGATGTCGGGCGTTCACAGAGGCTTGTCGTTggtattttctttaattttctacagtttattttttactacAGAGGCGCAGACAGCaactccttctccagctccGAGTAAGTGTTTTCTGGGTTTTTTACTTGTGCTTTTGTGCTTTGTTCAGTCCAGAGTCGGGTCAGGAGGCTGTCACATGACGAGCAGCTACAATGGCTTTACTTATCCTAACGTCAAAGATAATCATCTTAATTCGTGGTATTGGGTTAGGCCTGATTATGAAGATTTATTGTAGTCTGCAGCATGCAAAGTTTACTTTAGTTGTCGTGTGGCAAAGTGTGTAAATCACTGTTACATATCTCTTTCAGCCCCCTGTGCCCTGAGCTCCAACACAAGTTGTGATGAATGCTTGAAGAATGTGGCAGTAAGTCAAACAAAACTGCCTTGTTTGTGGTGCATCAGCATAAATACCAGAGTTCAGACCATAGGcacagtgttttgtgttttcttgttttgcagTGTTTGTGGTGCTCTCCAACCAAACAATGCATCGACTACCCGGTGAGAAACATCCTGCCCCCCCGCAGTGTGTGTCCACTGAATGATGCACGGTGGGGGGTATGTTGGGGTAAGACTGTCTTAACCTTAGACCACCTATTACCATTGTCATTGGTAAACCctggaaataaatatttatttgagaCTACATTTCAAGCATCAGTTGCTCTCTGTTTATCGGTCCTTGCTCATGTTGTTTTGATACATTTCTCATTCAAACCAGTAATACAAGTAGTCAATTTGATCTATATTACTTTTGCTGCATACACAttgagttttcttcttttctctgtgtgtgtgtgtgtgtctgcctttaATTTCCCAGTAAACTTCATGATTTTGATCATCACCATGTCAGTGCTGGCTGGCATCGTTGTCATCGGCATTCTCGTTTgcatcctctgctgctgctgcaagtCTGAGAGAAGCGGGTAAGCATCGAGTCACATGAAGCTGTGAGTGTGAAATCTGGTTCACcatggaggaaggaggaggactGGAGAGCACAATGGGTTGTTTTCTGCGAGGCTCGGCTGATACCGCTGTCTCCAAAGTCTGCCAGAATTAGTTACTGTGGTTAACTCTCGAAACAGCTTTACTCGTTCTATTAGGACATGCTCCATCCTCTTCTAAAAACAAGTCGATTTGATAATGGGTGTTGGTTGAAGAGTAAAGTGATGTATTAGATGACATTATTGGAATAATGAACCATTACAATATAATCCTAAATCTGATCATTGTTTTTACTTATGTTGCAATGTATGCTTTTAATAACAAAACATTGTGATGATGAATATCTGTATATGAACACATTCTCATTCTCAAGGAACAACAAAGAAGATGCAAAGGTGGAGCGACAAACCCGTGCGAGGAAGGCCCGCCAGAAAGAGAGGTCAGTCCAGTATTCAGATACAGAAACTACTGGGTTTGTATGTTAGCAAAATGATGACCATGAACAGACACTAGGGGGCTCCTCTTCCATATTTAGCACTTCTGAATAtgcttaaaacaaacaacaatttgAGGATAAAGCTTGTATACCTTCTCAGAAGTTTGAAGActaaaatatattgtttaaaGTTGCAGGCAGATTTTAAAATATCTCATCATGCAATATATGGATGGTGTGTTGAATATTGTCATGATATTTCATTAATTAACGCATAGGTCTGGATAATCAGTTTAAGTCATTTGTATTCTATAACCACCAAATCActtttctattatttatttgaactgttcatttaaatgtgAGTAGATTTTTTTGGCATATACGTATCATCAGAAAATGACAGTTCTTGTGTACTAGTGATTCAGACACTCTTAAAGTGAGTGTTCCTCTTTTCTAACAAGTTGTCTTTGTGTCTTCCTCAACAGGAGAACAGAAATGCAAGTGAGGCATGATGAAATCAGAAACAAATATGGTGAGACACATTGCTCGTGTGTGCTTATAATGAGtcaaaaatgttacatttgaaaaaataaagatatatttttttatacatgaaCAGTGAGGGAAACAGTGACTAAAACATGGCTGGTGAAAGATAAAATGGATAAACTAAAGTAAAGATTAAGAaatgtttacaataaaatattgactATGTGCTGCCATCTACTGGATAAAAACTAAAGAGTATAAAGCCTGCACAAATGAActtatttataaaatgtgtcaaaaaaagatttttgcaACACAAGGATTTTGGAAATCATTTCAATGTCAAACACTCTCTCCTTTGTTCTTTTCAGGTTTGGCAAAGGATAACCCATACGCCCGTATGAATGAACATTAAGAAGAATGTGAGCGACGATTCCTGGAGGGAAAAATCCTTTAGATGATCTGACATATGCCAGTAATAGTGAGATTCATGTGTAG is a window of Labrus mixtus chromosome 13, fLabMix1.1, whole genome shotgun sequence DNA encoding:
- the pttg1ipb gene encoding PTTG1 interacting protein b, encoding MSGVHRGLSLVFSLIFYSLFFTTEAQTATPSPAPTPCALSSNTSCDECLKNVACLWCSPTKQCIDYPVRNILPPRSVCPLNDARWGVCWVNFMILIITMSVLAGIVVIGILVCILCCCCKSERSGNNKEDAKVERQTRARKARQKERRTEMQVRHDEIRNKYGLAKDNPYARMNEH